A single genomic interval of Rhodopseudomonas palustris harbors:
- a CDS encoding MarR family winged helix-turn-helix transcriptional regulator, producing MKRKPSTEATAAWVRLMRVRSRVLDAVEQDLKKAGFPPLAWYDALLELSRAPGGEMRPVELEKQMLIPQYSTSRLVDRLVDEGLVVRRECRSDKRGQFVEITEAGRELQKKMWAAYSATIEKHVGSKLSDADAVRLCGLLDRLGCSCDGSAAALDARDTAVSR from the coding sequence ATGAAACGCAAACCGTCGACCGAGGCCACTGCGGCCTGGGTCCGCCTGATGCGGGTCCGGAGCCGGGTGTTGGACGCTGTCGAGCAGGATCTGAAGAAGGCGGGCTTTCCGCCGCTGGCATGGTACGACGCGCTGCTCGAATTGTCGCGCGCGCCGGGCGGCGAGATGCGCCCGGTCGAGCTCGAAAAGCAGATGCTGATCCCGCAATACTCCACCTCGCGCCTGGTCGACCGGCTTGTCGACGAGGGGCTGGTGGTGCGCCGCGAATGCCGCAGCGACAAGCGCGGCCAGTTCGTCGAAATCACCGAGGCTGGACGCGAATTGCAAAAGAAAATGTGGGCCGCCTATTCGGCGACGATCGAAAAACATGTCGGCTCGAAATTGTCCGATGCCGACGCCGTCCGGTTGTGCGGCCTGCTCGACCGGCTCGGCTGCTCCTGCGACGGCTCCGCCGCTGCGCTCGACGCGCGAGACACCGCAGTCTCGCGATGA
- a CDS encoding glutamate--cysteine ligase — MARDQLDMTPLNSRDELVAWLEAGVKSPAEFRIGTEHEKTPFTLDGHHPVPYEGARGIGALLEGMKILLGWEPIMEGPHIIGLHDVTGGGAISLEPGGQFELSGAPVETVHQTHAELMAHLAQVREVATPLGIGFLGLGMTPSWSRSEIPVMPKGRYKIMTNYMPKVGRYGLDMMYRTCTVQTNLDFSSEADMVKKLRVSVALQPVATALFANSPFTEGKPNGFLSFRSEIWRDTDNDRSGMLPWAFEDGMGFERWVDYALDVPMYFVKRGDSYIDVAGSSFRDFFDGKNDKLPGERPTLSDWANHLSTIFPEVRLKRYLEMRGADGQPWGRLTALPAFWVGLLYDDTSLDAAWELVKGWSAEERQALRDEVPRLGFKAKIGNRFLFEIAKDCLVLAHAGLRRRGRIDATGLDESRHLAPLDRILDNGHTPAEEMLEKYNGAWRGSVEPAYNEFAF; from the coding sequence ATGGCGCGTGACCAACTCGATATGACCCCGCTGAATTCGCGTGACGAACTGGTCGCGTGGCTCGAAGCGGGCGTGAAATCGCCGGCCGAATTCCGCATCGGCACCGAGCACGAAAAGACCCCGTTCACGCTCGACGGCCATCACCCGGTGCCCTACGAGGGCGCCCGCGGCATCGGCGCTCTGCTCGAGGGGATGAAGATCTTGCTCGGCTGGGAGCCGATCATGGAAGGCCCGCACATCATCGGGCTGCACGACGTCACCGGCGGCGGGGCGATCTCGCTGGAGCCGGGTGGCCAGTTCGAATTGTCGGGTGCGCCGGTCGAGACCGTGCATCAGACCCATGCCGAGCTGATGGCGCATCTGGCGCAGGTGCGCGAAGTGGCGACGCCGCTCGGGATCGGCTTTCTCGGCCTCGGCATGACGCCGTCGTGGTCGCGCAGCGAGATCCCGGTGATGCCGAAGGGCCGCTACAAGATCATGACCAACTACATGCCGAAGGTCGGTCGCTACGGCCTCGACATGATGTACCGGACCTGCACGGTGCAGACCAATCTCGACTTCTCGTCGGAAGCCGACATGGTCAAAAAGCTGCGCGTCTCGGTGGCGCTGCAGCCAGTCGCGACCGCGCTGTTTGCCAACTCACCGTTCACCGAGGGCAAGCCGAACGGCTTCCTGTCGTTCCGCTCGGAGATCTGGCGCGACACCGACAACGATCGCTCGGGCATGCTGCCGTGGGCGTTCGAGGACGGCATGGGCTTCGAGCGTTGGGTCGACTACGCGCTCGACGTGCCGATGTACTTCGTCAAGCGCGGCGACAGCTATATCGACGTGGCCGGCTCGTCGTTCCGCGATTTCTTCGACGGCAAGAATGACAAGCTGCCGGGCGAGCGGCCCACGCTGTCGGACTGGGCCAATCATTTGTCGACGATCTTCCCCGAAGTGAGGCTGAAGCGGTACCTGGAAATGCGTGGCGCCGACGGTCAGCCGTGGGGCCGCCTGACGGCGCTGCCGGCGTTCTGGGTCGGACTGCTGTACGACGACACCAGCCTCGACGCCGCCTGGGAGCTGGTCAAAGGCTGGAGCGCCGAGGAGCGCCAGGCGCTGCGGGACGAGGTGCCGCGGCTGGGGTTCAAGGCGAAGATCGGCAACCGCTTCCTGTTCGAAATCGCCAAGGATTGCCTGGTGCTGGCCCACGCCGGGCTGCGCCGCCGCGGCCGCATCGACGCCACCGGCCTCGACGAATCGCGGCATCTGGCGCCGCTCGACCGCATTCTCGACAACGGCCATACCCCGGCCGAGGAGATGCTCGAGAAATACAACGGTGCGTGGCGCGGCTCGGTGGAGCCGGCCTACAACGAATTCGCGTTCTGA
- the gstA gene encoding glutathione transferase GstA: MKLYYSPGACSLSPHIALSEAGLPFDLVKVDIRAKKLENGDDYAAINPKGSVPALGLDDGSVLTEGPAIVQFIADKEGSGKLAPANGSPERYRLQEWLNYISTDLHKSFGPLFAPTLGDDAKNFFKDRIARHLGYVDKQLAGKDYLMGSSFTVADGYLFVILSWCDRMKIDLAPYPNLAAFKARVAARPKVQEAMQSEGLLQKA, translated from the coding sequence ATGAAGCTGTATTATTCACCCGGTGCATGTTCGCTGTCGCCGCATATCGCGCTCAGCGAGGCCGGCCTGCCGTTCGACCTGGTCAAGGTCGACATCCGGGCGAAGAAGCTGGAGAACGGCGACGACTACGCCGCGATCAATCCGAAGGGGTCGGTGCCTGCGCTCGGCCTCGACGACGGCTCGGTGCTGACCGAGGGACCGGCGATCGTGCAGTTCATCGCCGACAAGGAAGGCTCCGGCAAGCTGGCGCCGGCCAACGGATCGCCGGAGCGCTACCGGCTGCAGGAATGGCTGAACTATATCTCGACTGACCTGCACAAGAGCTTCGGCCCGCTGTTCGCCCCGACGCTCGGCGACGATGCCAAGAATTTCTTCAAGGACCGCATCGCTCGCCACCTCGGCTATGTCGACAAGCAGCTCGCCGGCAAAGACTATCTGATGGGCTCGTCGTTCACGGTGGCCGACGGCTATCTGTTCGTGATCCTGAGCTGGTGCGACCGGATGAAGATCGACCTCGCCCCCTACCCCAACCTCGCTGCCTTCAAGGCCCGCGTCGCCGCTCGGCCGAAGGTGCAGGAAGCGATGCAAAGCGAAGGGCTGCTGCAGAAGGCGTAA
- a CDS encoding PAN domain-containing protein, with product MRSGLLRACLLVLAVAAAALSPHASRAQANIDRIGGDYLRTPVTSGDPAECALMCERDKRCRSWTFSYPRSPEDGAMCWLKSTVPPRTPNSCCVSGVRGAGVLEPRNDSNEVSIDRFGGDYRNFEMKAGEGDDVCKAACVDEHKCRAWTYARPGYVGRNARCFLKSQIKPPRRKAGFISGVVR from the coding sequence ATGCGAAGCGGCCTGCTCAGGGCGTGTTTGCTCGTGCTCGCCGTGGCTGCGGCGGCGCTGTCGCCGCATGCGTCCCGCGCCCAAGCCAATATCGATCGTATCGGCGGCGATTACCTGCGGACGCCTGTGACCAGTGGCGACCCGGCCGAATGCGCGCTGATGTGCGAGCGCGACAAGCGCTGCCGGTCTTGGACTTTCAGCTATCCACGCTCGCCTGAAGATGGCGCGATGTGCTGGCTCAAGAGCACGGTCCCACCGCGTACCCCGAATTCATGCTGCGTGTCGGGTGTTCGTGGTGCCGGTGTGCTGGAGCCGCGCAACGATTCCAACGAGGTTTCGATCGACCGCTTCGGCGGCGACTACCGCAATTTCGAAATGAAGGCCGGCGAGGGCGACGATGTCTGCAAGGCCGCCTGCGTCGACGAACATAAATGCCGGGCCTGGACCTACGCGCGCCCCGGCTATGTCGGCCGCAACGCCCGCTGTTTCCTGAAGAGCCAGATCAAGCCGCCGCGCCGCAAGGCCGGGTTCATCTCCGGCGTGGTGCGCTGA